A window from Leptospira meyeri encodes these proteins:
- a CDS encoding acetoacetate--CoA ligase, protein MATQNILWTPSSKETNLSRFQGHLETKFANSFSNYVSFHKFSVNEFELFWKEWLSYSGFKLHKEPQKTIERGIHFANSVWFPGALYNFAENLLEVGDPESFAVVFYSEDGQIQKLKYSELKQEVLKLQKHLIGLGVKKGDRVVGLVPNAPIATIGMLATTSLGAIWSSASPDFGVRGILDRFEQINPKVLISVESYLFKGKKISIADKLEEVSIQLANSKNSEFKQTLVYDFVEPIKDFGKIQNPFRYNEIIPPNPSDQLSYTSISFSDPVYIMFSSGTTGLTKCIVQGGGVLLNHTKELSLHCNVSKHDRFFYYTTCGWMMWNWSQSVLALGATLYQFDGNPFYPSWESLWSMAEKESIKVFGTSAKYLSVLEEENINVKSKYHLPELKVILSTGSPLPSSGFRYVYQNIKTDVQLSSISGGTDLNGCFALGNPSLPVFDGEIQCKGLGMDVQVFDDMGKSVSNQKGELVCPTPFPSMPLFFWNDESGTKYKSAYFETYDNIWCHGDFASITPSNGLVIYGRSDATLNPGGVRIGTADIYSVVSAIPEVKDSVIIGQDYKDDVRVILFVVMADGILLDENLIKKIKDRIKLETSPRHVPSMVLSVPEIPYTVNGKKVEIAVKQTVAGLEVKNKNALANPNSLDFFKDRKELSV, encoded by the coding sequence ATGGCGACTCAAAATATACTTTGGACACCTAGTTCAAAAGAAACCAATTTATCCCGTTTCCAAGGGCATTTAGAAACCAAGTTTGCAAATTCATTTTCAAATTATGTTTCCTTTCATAAATTTTCGGTGAATGAATTTGAGTTATTTTGGAAGGAGTGGTTGTCTTATTCTGGATTTAAGTTACATAAAGAACCCCAAAAAACGATCGAAAGAGGTATACATTTTGCAAACTCAGTTTGGTTTCCAGGCGCACTCTATAATTTTGCGGAAAATTTACTTGAAGTGGGGGATCCTGAATCCTTTGCAGTAGTTTTTTATTCGGAAGATGGGCAAATCCAAAAATTAAAATATTCGGAACTGAAACAAGAAGTTCTAAAACTGCAAAAACATTTGATTGGCCTTGGAGTTAAAAAAGGCGACAGAGTTGTTGGTCTTGTACCAAATGCACCCATTGCAACCATTGGAATGTTGGCAACCACTTCGTTAGGTGCTATATGGTCTAGTGCTTCTCCAGATTTTGGTGTGCGAGGAATTCTTGACCGCTTCGAACAAATCAATCCTAAGGTTCTGATTTCTGTGGAATCCTATTTATTTAAGGGGAAAAAGATTTCAATTGCGGATAAACTTGAAGAAGTATCCATCCAATTGGCAAATTCAAAAAACTCTGAATTCAAACAAACTTTAGTTTATGATTTTGTAGAGCCAATCAAAGATTTCGGTAAAATACAAAATCCATTTCGATACAATGAAATCATTCCACCAAATCCTTCTGATCAATTGTCTTATACATCGATTTCATTTTCAGATCCCGTATACATTATGTTTTCCTCTGGGACAACTGGTCTTACTAAATGTATTGTTCAAGGTGGAGGTGTTTTACTCAACCATACTAAAGAACTTTCGCTACATTGTAATGTATCCAAACATGATCGTTTTTTTTATTATACAACTTGTGGTTGGATGATGTGGAATTGGTCTCAGTCGGTATTGGCGTTAGGTGCTACTTTGTATCAGTTTGATGGAAATCCATTTTATCCTTCCTGGGAATCTTTATGGTCAATGGCTGAAAAAGAATCAATTAAAGTATTTGGAACAAGTGCCAAGTATCTCTCTGTATTGGAAGAAGAAAATATAAATGTAAAATCCAAATATCATTTGCCTGAATTAAAAGTAATTTTATCGACTGGTTCACCGCTTCCAAGTTCTGGATTTCGTTATGTGTATCAGAATATCAAAACAGATGTACAATTGTCTTCTATTTCTGGTGGGACAGACCTAAATGGCTGTTTTGCATTGGGGAATCCCAGCTTACCTGTGTTTGATGGAGAAATTCAGTGTAAAGGTTTGGGGATGGATGTACAGGTGTTTGATGACATGGGTAAATCCGTTTCGAATCAAAAAGGCGAATTAGTATGTCCTACTCCATTTCCCTCTATGCCTCTTTTCTTTTGGAATGATGAATCAGGAACAAAGTATAAATCGGCTTATTTTGAAACATATGATAATATTTGGTGTCATGGAGACTTTGCATCTATTACACCTTCGAATGGTTTGGTGATTTATGGTAGGTCAGATGCAACTTTGAACCCAGGTGGTGTGCGGATTGGGACTGCTGATATTTACTCTGTAGTTTCTGCTATTCCTGAAGTAAAAGATAGCGTTATCATTGGACAGGATTATAAAGATGATGTACGTGTGATACTTTTTGTCGTTATGGCTGATGGTATTCTTTTGGATGAAAATTTGATCAAAAAAATTAAAGATCGTATCAAACTGGAAACTTCACCAAGGCATGTTCCCTCGATGGTTCTTTCTGTTCCGGAAATTCCTTATACTGTGAATGGGAAAAAAGTAGAAATTGCCGTAAAACAAACTGTAGCTGGACTTGAGGTGAAAAACAAAAACGCCCTTGCTAATCCAAATTCATTGGACTTTTTTAAAGACAGAAAGGAGTTGAGCGTATGA
- a CDS encoding c-type cytochrome gives MVSFLQNCSKENEIPEKEPPLPKAVTVPFPESMYVQNGCASCHGIEGNGRGTRTNLMSNSRIPNFQDKSTYVYGSNKEAIAKTIKNGIPGTYMKSYSHMQKMEIEAVAEYIQKMQK, from the coding sequence TTGGTATCATTTCTTCAAAATTGTTCTAAGGAAAATGAGATTCCAGAAAAAGAACCTCCTCTTCCCAAAGCAGTAACTGTTCCTTTTCCTGAATCCATGTATGTTCAAAATGGATGTGCGTCTTGTCATGGCATCGAAGGGAATGGACGAGGAACAAGAACGAACCTGATGTCAAACTCTCGAATTCCAAATTTTCAAGATAAATCTACTTATGTATATGGATCAAACAAAGAAGCGATTGCAAAAACAATCAAAAATGGAATCCCTGGAACTTATATGAAATCTTATTCCCATATGCAAAAAATGGAAATTGAGGCTGTGGCCGAATACATTCAAAAAATGCAAAAGTAA
- a CDS encoding TolC family protein: protein MIFYFFPKLLRIHLRCLVFICLFNLPINPESNDSNGYNCDKYNSIYELSQCIVKKHPDYRIEEIKLKEISGRKKIASYYFPSNPVFTSYLATRKGESTGPTLLSGPNSANNFQVMVNQEIFTNGKREIAVQIADEEFKAQVFRLESVKRILEFDALKKMTRFRYLHLEEENSLNNLNLVKELKKISKARINEGLSPGIDESLSESEEIRIFKIWNQTHRLSENSKSELEVLLGMPVEFDSIKMQYWTMPSDLPKEKADLIQMAMQMRPELSLSEKEIELSVLRQNEVRRQKIPNVSLGAFAQNDGFNERVVGGMLTFPLIIWRDYEGEKIIASSKIDNSKELKESVSRNIKQEVMFALTNYINLSEEIKLYDESKMERADSDLKNLQEAIRFGKIKIIDAINQQRILLQTKLNYLNTKSEFELSQIELVRVLGLPIHSLGMNP from the coding sequence ATGATTTTTTATTTTTTTCCCAAACTTCTTAGAATCCATCTTCGTTGTTTGGTTTTTATCTGTTTATTCAATTTACCAATAAATCCAGAATCAAATGATTCCAATGGATATAATTGTGATAAATACAATTCTATATATGAACTAAGTCAATGCATCGTAAAAAAACATCCTGATTATCGCATTGAAGAAATTAAACTAAAGGAAATTTCAGGAAGAAAAAAAATAGCGTCCTATTACTTTCCATCGAATCCCGTTTTTACTAGTTATTTGGCTACAAGAAAAGGTGAATCTACTGGCCCTACACTTTTGTCAGGACCAAATTCAGCAAATAACTTTCAGGTCATGGTAAACCAAGAGATCTTTACAAACGGCAAACGAGAAATAGCGGTTCAAATTGCTGATGAAGAATTTAAGGCTCAGGTCTTTCGCTTAGAATCTGTAAAAAGAATTCTAGAATTTGATGCTCTAAAAAAAATGACTCGATTCCGATACCTACATTTAGAGGAAGAAAATAGTTTAAATAATCTAAATCTTGTTAAAGAATTAAAAAAAATATCGAAAGCAAGAATAAATGAAGGATTATCTCCTGGGATTGACGAATCATTATCAGAGTCAGAAGAGATTCGAATATTCAAAATTTGGAACCAAACACATAGACTTTCAGAAAACTCCAAATCCGAATTAGAAGTTTTACTTGGAATGCCAGTCGAATTTGATTCGATCAAAATGCAATACTGGACAATGCCGAGTGATTTGCCAAAAGAAAAAGCAGATTTAATTCAAATGGCTATGCAGATGCGCCCCGAACTTTCTCTTTCCGAAAAAGAAATTGAACTTTCTGTTCTTAGACAAAATGAAGTTAGACGGCAGAAAATTCCGAATGTATCACTTGGTGCTTTTGCCCAAAATGATGGATTTAACGAAAGAGTGGTTGGAGGAATGTTAACGTTTCCTTTAATCATTTGGAGAGATTATGAAGGTGAAAAAATCATAGCTTCTTCGAAAATTGATAACTCCAAAGAACTAAAAGAATCAGTTTCTCGAAATATAAAACAAGAAGTTATGTTTGCATTAACAAACTACATAAACCTTTCAGAGGAAATCAAACTTTACGATGAATCAAAAATGGAACGCGCCGATTCAGATTTAAAAAATCTTCAAGAAGCCATCCGATTTGGAAAAATTAAAATCATCGATGCTATCAACCAACAACGTATTCTCTTACAAACAAAACTAAACTACCTAAATACAAAATCAGAATTTGAATTATCTCAAATTGAACTGGTTCGTGTTTTAGGTTTGCCTATCCATTCATTAGGGATGAATCCATGA
- a CDS encoding MBOAT family O-acyltransferase translates to MLFNSIDYFFFFIACYIIYWILPTRFRKYVLIIFSLIFYGYWSGSFLIHFVAFIILTHLCVLGILKTKSRIFLILGVGINLINLCFFKYFLTYIKYLMLEGELTIPFFQSLSEIILPLAISFYTFQMIAYLVDAWRGKFTDSPFVNFLLFILFFPQLIAGPIMRHDDFYDQIDHSKLTLDFVQRGILHIISGLVKKVLIADQLAKIINPVYLSPGEYDGISILLTTIAFSFQVYGDFSGYTDLARGSAFLLGYEIPENFRSPFLSVSFTELWSRWHYTLSTWIRDYLYIPLGGNRVSELRYNINTIIVMSLSGLWHGNTYTFFLWGFFHGIFLSIERFAFGKPDRKSMSITKQVFASIWIFAIFCILATFFRIDTIKKIGTFWSASINLTGKIIYRPDFWGLILASYAIQILEFKNYFSDRLKPYTNWIIFFLSFFVYLALIRIESPVETFIYFQF, encoded by the coding sequence ATGCTGTTCAATTCCATTGATTATTTTTTCTTTTTTATCGCCTGTTATATTATCTATTGGATTTTACCTACTCGTTTTCGAAAATACGTCCTTATCATTTTTTCACTTATATTTTACGGATATTGGAGTGGTTCATTTTTAATACATTTCGTAGCTTTCATCATTCTCACTCATCTCTGTGTTCTTGGTATCCTTAAAACCAAAAGCAGGATTTTTCTAATTTTGGGTGTAGGAATCAATTTAATCAACTTATGTTTTTTCAAATATTTCCTAACTTATATCAAATATTTAATGTTAGAAGGTGAGTTAACCATCCCCTTTTTTCAATCTTTATCAGAAATTATCTTACCTTTAGCGATAAGTTTTTATACCTTTCAGATGATAGCATACTTAGTGGATGCTTGGAGAGGAAAATTTACAGATTCTCCATTCGTTAACTTTTTATTATTCATTTTATTTTTCCCACAACTCATTGCTGGCCCCATCATGAGACATGATGATTTTTATGATCAAATCGATCATTCTAAACTTACTTTGGATTTTGTACAAAGAGGAATTCTACATATCATTTCTGGTCTTGTAAAAAAAGTACTCATCGCCGACCAACTCGCCAAAATTATCAATCCCGTTTATTTGAGTCCGGGCGAGTATGATGGAATTTCGATATTACTAACTACCATTGCATTCTCTTTTCAAGTCTACGGAGACTTTTCTGGATATACAGATCTAGCAAGAGGTTCTGCATTTTTACTTGGATATGAAATACCTGAAAACTTTCGTTCCCCATTTTTATCTGTTAGTTTCACTGAACTTTGGAGCCGATGGCACTACACACTTTCTACTTGGATCCGAGATTATTTGTACATTCCATTAGGTGGGAACCGAGTGTCGGAGCTGAGGTATAATATCAATACCATCATCGTCATGTCTTTATCTGGACTTTGGCACGGAAACACTTATACATTTTTTCTTTGGGGATTTTTCCATGGAATATTTCTTTCCATCGAACGATTTGCATTTGGAAAACCAGATCGAAAATCAATGTCAATCACAAAACAGGTATTTGCTTCTATATGGATATTTGCAATTTTTTGTATTTTGGCTACTTTCTTTCGAATTGATACAATAAAGAAAATTGGAACATTTTGGTCTGCAAGTATCAACCTCACAGGAAAAATCATTTATCGTCCAGACTTTTGGGGACTCATTCTTGCAAGTTACGCAATTCAAATTCTAGAATTTAAAAATTATTTTTCTGATCGTCTCAAACCATATACCAATTGGATTATTTTTTTTCTGAGCTTTTTTGTATATTTGGCACTTATCAGAATCGAATCGCCCGTAGAAACATTTATATACTTTCAATTTTAA
- a CDS encoding DUF1574 family protein produces the protein MKFNRIYFLPFFILFSIIIVDKLICISDVRESGRRNYKAGQNILLGMPVIWEENKKIQSSGKKVVVVTGTSRSEPFHEWAEIPVNKSTSNEPVYFETRTAVKASEFLLYYLLIKSMTDAGFKPDVLFLEFSDEMLNENNIYTYKTKWAELMLHENELMDIYDSMNSEMQRDIIARLLFLGYNYHFKPIVAAKNLITGNRITNDTYFIGISSYMNVKRPFTPDKAGYEINQFPPKEFQERIIDYAQSRKEHFLSRFQISETETKFFKKIVDHAEKHNIPMVIWEPQIHPYYQEIRHQITQGGIFRQYIRQFVDPNSKNIRYVSLNEGNTNCKTYVDCSHVSPVCVPEIADKLLQTAKEIPNFK, from the coding sequence ATGAAATTTAACCGAATCTATTTTTTACCTTTTTTTATTCTATTTAGCATCATAATAGTGGATAAACTCATTTGTATCTCTGATGTTCGAGAAAGTGGCCGAAGGAATTACAAAGCTGGTCAAAATATTTTACTCGGGATGCCTGTAATTTGGGAAGAAAATAAAAAAATCCAAAGCAGCGGGAAAAAGGTAGTAGTTGTTACAGGAACTTCGCGTTCAGAACCTTTTCACGAATGGGCAGAAATTCCGGTAAATAAATCCACATCAAACGAACCAGTTTATTTCGAGACACGCACTGCAGTAAAAGCTTCTGAGTTTTTATTATACTACTTATTGATCAAATCGATGACTGATGCAGGTTTTAAACCGGATGTATTGTTTTTAGAATTTTCTGATGAAATGTTAAACGAAAACAATATATATACATACAAAACAAAATGGGCCGAGTTGATGTTACACGAAAATGAATTAATGGATATTTATGATTCAATGAATTCGGAAATGCAAAGAGATATCATCGCCCGACTTTTATTTTTAGGTTACAATTATCACTTCAAACCAATAGTCGCCGCTAAAAATCTTATTACTGGCAATCGAATTACAAACGATACATACTTTATCGGGATTTCGTCTTATATGAATGTGAAAAGACCATTCACCCCAGATAAAGCAGGTTATGAGATCAATCAATTTCCACCTAAAGAATTCCAAGAAAGAATCATTGATTATGCGCAGTCGCGGAAGGAACATTTTTTAAGCCGGTTCCAAATTTCGGAAACAGAAACAAAGTTTTTCAAAAAAATCGTCGATCACGCAGAAAAACACAATATCCCAATGGTCATCTGGGAGCCACAAATTCACCCATATTACCAAGAGATTCGTCACCAAATCACTCAGGGCGGCATTTTTCGGCAGTACATCCGTCAATTTGTCGATCCGAATTCAAAAAATATTCGTTATGTCAGTTTAAATGAAGGAAATACAAATTGTAAAACGTATGTAGATTGTAGTCATGTTTCTCCTGTCTGTGTTCCCGAAATTGCAGATAAGTTATTGCAAACAGCAAAGGAGATTCCAAACTTTAAGTAA